The following are encoded together in the Planctomycetota bacterium genome:
- a CDS encoding ASCH domain-containing protein: MTEGADVVGVDIITRALSIRQPYAEQILRSVKTAEFRSRPTKVLGEAFLIYAARTPGPTEEFARIGVEPGSLPTGVIVGVATVTHCSETADGWAWHLTDVRRLRQELLPERHPQPTWWHPFDKPVRVREPVAA, translated from the coding sequence ATGACGGAGGGTGCCGATGTAGTGGGCGTGGACATCATCACCCGGGCCTTGTCGATTCGTCAGCCGTACGCCGAGCAGATTCTGCGGAGCGTGAAGACGGCGGAGTTCCGGAGTCGGCCGACGAAGGTGCTGGGCGAGGCGTTCCTCATCTACGCCGCTCGCACGCCTGGGCCGACGGAGGAGTTCGCCCGCATCGGCGTCGAGCCGGGATCGCTCCCGACGGGCGTCATCGTCGGCGTCGCGACGGTCACGCACTGCAGCGAGACGGCCGACGGCTGGGCGTGGCACCTGACAGACGTCCGGCGTCTGCGTCAGGAGCTGTTGCCCGAACGTCATCCGCAGCCGACGTGGTGGCACCCCTTCGACAAGCCGGTGCGAGTTCGCGAGCCGGTTGCGGCTTGA